A section of the Bryobacteraceae bacterium genome encodes:
- a CDS encoding altronate hydrolase, translating into MIVPEIEPASTPANRVILLHPDDDIAIARVPLEPGQTVAAGGTEIVVRQPVPAGHKVALRPLAPGARVRRYGQAIGTVSAPIAPGEHVHVHNLSFDDSSRQYRFPAEERALPPAPAEVPVFLGYPRADGRAGTRNYVAVAAASNCASHVAQLVADHFRGVTLPENVDGVAAFPHADGCGHSIGPDTEQLHRVLRGVIDHPNVGGAVLIGLGCEINQIGRYLDELPRERLEGFTLQETGGTPATVEAGIRAVERHIERLAAMRRTPAPASKLVLGLNCGGSDSFSGITANPALGVCSDLLAQIGATAVLAETPEIFGAEHLLVERARSREVAEKLLEMVASYRAYLARFGGSFDDNPSPGNKEGGLTNIVEKSLGAVAKGGTLPLMEVVDYGERVHGPGLVFMNTPGYDPVSLAGLAAGGVNVIAFTTGRGSAIGFPTIPVIKISSNSALFARMRANIDLDAGPIASGAATVDEIGRRIFDLLLEVASGRRTASELHGHREFVPWRIGPVL; encoded by the coding sequence GTGATCGTTCCAGAAATCGAGCCGGCATCAACGCCGGCCAACCGCGTCATCCTGCTCCACCCGGACGATGACATCGCCATCGCCCGCGTGCCGCTCGAGCCCGGGCAGACTGTCGCCGCCGGCGGCACGGAGATCGTCGTCCGCCAGCCGGTGCCGGCCGGCCACAAGGTGGCGCTGCGGCCGCTTGCGCCCGGCGCGCGCGTCCGCCGCTACGGCCAGGCGATTGGCACGGTTTCGGCCCCCATCGCCCCGGGCGAGCATGTCCACGTGCACAATCTTTCCTTCGACGATAGCTCGCGCCAGTACCGCTTCCCCGCCGAAGAGCGCGCCCTGCCGCCGGCCCCGGCCGAAGTTCCGGTGTTTCTCGGCTACCCGCGCGCCGACGGGCGCGCCGGCACCCGCAACTACGTTGCCGTCGCCGCCGCTTCCAACTGTGCCTCGCACGTCGCGCAGCTTGTGGCCGACCATTTCCGCGGGGTTACGCTGCCGGAAAACGTGGACGGCGTGGCCGCCTTCCCGCACGCCGACGGCTGCGGCCACTCGATCGGCCCGGACACCGAGCAGCTCCACCGCGTTTTGCGCGGCGTGATTGACCATCCGAACGTCGGCGGCGCCGTCCTCATCGGGCTAGGCTGCGAAATCAACCAGATCGGCCGCTATCTCGACGAACTGCCCCGCGAGCGGCTGGAAGGATTCACGCTTCAGGAGACGGGCGGCACGCCTGCCACCGTCGAGGCAGGCATCCGTGCCGTTGAGCGGCACATCGAACGGCTCGCCGCCATGCGGCGCACGCCGGCGCCCGCCTCAAAGCTGGTGCTTGGGCTCAATTGCGGCGGGTCGGACTCCTTCAGCGGCATCACCGCCAACCCGGCCCTGGGCGTCTGCTCGGATCTGCTGGCGCAAATCGGGGCCACGGCCGTGCTGGCCGAAACGCCGGAGATCTTTGGCGCCGAACATCTGCTGGTTGAGCGCGCCCGCTCGCGCGAGGTCGCCGAAAAGCTGCTCGAGATGGTCGCCTCCTACAGGGCCTATCTGGCCCGCTTTGGCGGCTCTTTTGACGACAACCCCTCGCCGGGCAACAAGGAGGGCGGGCTGACCAACATCGTCGAGAAATCGCTGGGCGCGGTGGCCAAGGGCGGCACGCTCCCCCTGATGGAGGTCGTCGACTACGGCGAACGCGTGCACGGGCCGGGCCTCGTCTTCATGAACACGCCCGGCTACGACCCCGTGTCGCTGGCCGGTCTTGCCGCCGGCGGGGTCAACGTGATCGCCTTCACCACCGGGCGCGGCTCGGCCATCGGTTTCCCCACGATTCCCGTCATCAAGATCAGCTCCAACTCGGCGCTGTTTGCCCGCATGCGCGCCAACATCGACCTCGACGCCGGCCCCATCGCCTCCGGCGCGGCCACGGTGGACGAGATCGGCCGCCGCATCTTCGATCTCCTGCTCGAGGTCGCCTCGGGCCGCCGCACCGCCAGCGAGCTTCACGGCCACCGCGAGTTCGTCCCCTGGCGCATTGGCCCGGTATTGTGA
- the flgK gene encoding flagellar hook-associated protein 1, with product MGNLFVSLRNAAGAMKVFERAVGVVQSNVANASTPGYAKQVQLLTALPMDLDRGLPGGVASGGTLSLRNAYAEASVRQRMSASGYADERRAQLEQIEPLFDIGQDSGLGGAINRFFQAFAALTVAPNDLAARQVVLDRADALARSFQSMAAGLTEAQRSAEQALVARVGELNEKLDQIVAINRIFREDFRAQDDAGLQARLNNLLEDVSALADVTVLRREDGSVSLYLGGQTLLVAGDRAWPLTVDTSDPARVDLRDAEGNAVTANVSGGRIRALLEVRNNVLPQRMADLDLLAQTLADDVNGLLAGGLDLDGNAPAQGLFVYDSTAGAARTLARTSMTARELPAADPSAPGGNGVAVQVAELGQQRQVQGYSYVQFYGVQAASVGRLVAEARESDTVSRQLELQARQFRENIQKVNLDEEAVLLMQFQRAYEAAAQMIRVLDEMTQTVLGLVR from the coding sequence GTGGGGAACCTGTTCGTTTCGCTGCGCAACGCCGCCGGAGCGATGAAGGTGTTCGAGCGCGCGGTGGGCGTAGTGCAGTCCAACGTGGCCAACGCCTCCACGCCGGGCTATGCCAAACAGGTGCAGTTGTTGACGGCGCTGCCGATGGATCTTGACCGCGGGCTGCCTGGCGGTGTGGCCTCGGGCGGAACGCTGAGCCTGCGCAACGCATACGCGGAAGCCTCGGTGCGGCAGCGGATGAGCGCATCGGGGTACGCCGACGAGCGCCGGGCGCAACTCGAGCAGATTGAGCCGCTGTTTGACATTGGGCAGGACTCCGGCCTGGGCGGAGCGATCAACCGCTTCTTTCAGGCCTTTGCCGCCCTCACTGTGGCGCCGAACGACCTGGCGGCGCGGCAGGTGGTCCTTGACCGGGCGGATGCGCTGGCCCGCTCCTTCCAGTCCATGGCTGCCGGGCTTACCGAGGCGCAACGCTCGGCCGAGCAGGCGTTGGTGGCGCGAGTCGGGGAACTGAACGAGAAGCTCGATCAGATTGTTGCGATCAACCGGATCTTCCGCGAGGACTTCCGCGCGCAGGACGACGCCGGGCTCCAGGCCCGGCTGAACAACCTGCTCGAAGACGTCAGCGCGCTGGCCGACGTGACCGTGCTGCGGCGCGAGGACGGCAGCGTGTCGCTGTATCTGGGCGGGCAGACGCTGCTGGTGGCGGGCGACCGAGCCTGGCCGCTGACGGTGGACACGAGCGATCCGGCACGGGTGGACCTGCGCGACGCCGAAGGCAATGCCGTCACCGCAAACGTCTCCGGTGGCCGCATCCGCGCGTTGCTGGAGGTTCGCAACAACGTGCTGCCCCAGAGGATGGCTGATCTCGACCTGCTGGCGCAGACGCTGGCCGACGACGTGAATGGACTGCTGGCCGGTGGCCTGGACCTCGATGGCAACGCCCCCGCGCAGGGCCTGTTTGTCTACGATTCGACGGCCGGGGCCGCGCGGACCCTCGCCCGCACGTCGATGACGGCGCGAGAGCTGCCTGCGGCCGATCCGTCCGCTCCGGGCGGCAACGGCGTGGCGGTGCAGGTGGCCGAACTCGGCCAGCAGCGCCAGGTCCAGGGCTACAGCTATGTCCAGTTCTATGGCGTGCAGGCCGCTTCGGTGGGACGGCTGGTGGCCGAGGCGCGCGAGTCCGACACCGTCTCACGCCAGCTTGAGCTTCAGGCCCGGCAGTTTCGCGAGAACATCCAGAAGGTGAACCTGGACGAGGAGGCGGTGCTGCTGATGCAGTTCCAGCGGGCCTATGAGGCGGCCGCGCAGATGATCCGCGTGCTCGACGAAATGACTCAAACCGTGCTCGGCCTCGTCCGTTAA
- the flgL gene encoding flagellin: protein MIRSLDAATNRFLEHLRGLNSRLERAQREVAGGKRVAAPSDAPDRVVSLLGAKADLARLDQIQANLGRFKTEVDGAEGVLQQAVKLFDRVRTLGMTGASGIQTETTRRGIADEIQSLIERMTGIANTQVDGRYIFAGNADQTAPFLMDWSATPPWGPYRGAAATREAIHPTGVTFRVSLDAEWIFANPNPRLNVLAGMETLRQALLSGDEQAMQSALAPLADMAAHLNAALMFYGNVQTQIADGLETASAMKLRLQTQVASIEDADLTESIVELQQVRFTQEAALQVRAASPRRSLFDYLA from the coding sequence ATGATTCGCTCGCTGGACGCCGCCACGAACCGCTTTCTTGAGCATCTGAGAGGCCTGAACTCCCGTCTCGAGCGCGCCCAGCGCGAGGTGGCCGGAGGCAAGCGCGTGGCTGCCCCCTCGGATGCGCCGGACCGCGTCGTCAGCCTGCTGGGCGCCAAGGCGGACCTGGCGCGGCTCGACCAGATCCAGGCCAATCTGGGCCGGTTCAAGACTGAGGTGGACGGCGCCGAAGGAGTCCTCCAGCAGGCCGTGAAACTCTTCGATCGTGTGCGGACGCTCGGCATGACCGGCGCCAGCGGCATCCAGACCGAGACGACTCGGCGCGGCATCGCCGACGAAATCCAGAGCCTGATCGAGCGGATGACGGGCATTGCCAACACCCAGGTTGACGGCCGCTACATCTTCGCCGGCAATGCCGACCAGACAGCCCCGTTTCTGATGGACTGGTCGGCCACGCCTCCCTGGGGTCCCTACCGCGGCGCGGCCGCCACGCGCGAGGCCATCCACCCTACGGGCGTCACCTTTCGCGTCTCGCTGGATGCCGAGTGGATTTTCGCCAACCCGAATCCGCGGTTGAACGTTCTGGCCGGGATGGAAACACTGCGGCAGGCGCTGCTGAGCGGCGACGAACAGGCGATGCAGTCCGCCCTGGCTCCGCTGGCTGACATGGCTGCTCACCTGAACGCGGCGCTCATGTTCTATGGCAACGTTCAGACGCAGATCGCCGACGGGCTGGAGACGGCCTCGGCGATGAAGCTGCGCCTCCAGACACAGGTGGCCTCCATCGAGGACGCCGATCTGACGGAATCCATTGTCGAACTCCAGCAGGTGCGCTTTACACAGGAAGCCGCCCTCCAGGTCCGCGCCGCTTCGCCGCGCCGCTCGCTGTTCGACTATCTCGCCTGA
- a CDS encoding transcriptional regulator translates to MASILRAMKILADPTRVRIVRLLAREELAVAELQEILSLGQSTLSSHLAQLRQAGLVEDRKAGKNVRYSLRRPMPAPLEAALEAAAAELPETRRDAEMLALILEKRREKTRAFFDELAGKFGRHWMPGRSWRAVAEALLALLPPLEVADLGAGEGAVAFLLARRARRVIAVDSSPQMVEYGRRLAAERGVANVEYRLGDLESLPIEDALLDAAVFSQSLHHAQHPDRAIAEARRVLRPGGRVVVIDLNRHNREEARELYADEWLGFSEVDLRGFLRQAGFESIETALIWRDEQPPHFETVFATAVRPLQ, encoded by the coding sequence ATGGCGTCAATCCTGCGCGCGATGAAGATCCTCGCCGACCCCACCCGGGTCCGCATCGTACGCCTCCTCGCCCGCGAAGAGCTCGCCGTGGCCGAATTGCAGGAGATCCTCTCTCTTGGCCAGAGCACCCTCAGTTCCCATCTCGCGCAGCTCCGCCAGGCGGGCCTCGTCGAGGATCGCAAGGCCGGAAAGAACGTCCGCTACAGCCTGCGGCGGCCGATGCCCGCTCCGCTGGAGGCGGCCCTGGAGGCGGCTGCGGCAGAGCTGCCCGAAACCCGCCGCGACGCCGAAATGCTTGCCTTAATTCTCGAAAAAAGGCGCGAAAAAACCCGCGCATTTTTCGACGAGTTGGCCGGCAAATTCGGCCGCCACTGGATGCCCGGCCGCTCCTGGCGCGCCGTCGCCGAAGCGCTGCTCGCGCTTCTACCGCCGCTCGAGGTCGCCGACCTCGGCGCCGGCGAGGGAGCGGTGGCGTTCCTGCTGGCGCGCCGCGCCCGCCGCGTCATCGCCGTCGACAGCTCCCCGCAGATGGTCGAATATGGCCGGCGTCTGGCTGCCGAGCGCGGCGTTGCCAACGTCGAATACCGTCTCGGGGATCTCGAATCGCTCCCGATTGAAGACGCTTTGCTCGACGCCGCCGTCTTCTCGCAGTCCCTCCATCATGCCCAGCATCCGGACCGCGCCATCGCCGAAGCGCGCCGCGTGCTGCGCCCAGGCGGCCGCGTCGTCGTCATCGACCTCAACCGCCACAACCGCGAAGAGGCGCGCGAACTCTACGCCGACGAATGGCTCGGATTCTCTGAAGTGGACCTGCGGGGCTTTCTCCGCCAGGCGGGCTTCGAGTCCATCGAAACGGCTCTCATCTGGCGGGATGAACAGCCGCCCCACTTCGAAACCGTCTTCGCTACCGCGGTCAGACCGCTACAATGA
- the ahcY gene encoding adenosylhomocysteinase — MSSGVMKPETLPYKVADIRLAEWGRKEITIAEAEMPGLMALRRKYAAEKPLDGVRISGSLHMTIQTAVLIETLVELGATVRWASCNIFSTQDHAAAAIAAAGIPVFAWKGETLEDYWWCTYMALSHAGGKGPQLVVDDGGDATLLIHKGYELEEGSDWVHQPSESKEEQVIKDLLKRIYAENPRRWHEMVAEWKGVSEETTTGVHRLYKMHQEGRLLVPAINVNDSVTKSKFDNLYGCRESLADGLKRAMDVMVAGKVAVVCGYGEVGKGSAQSLRAFGARVIVTEIDPICALQAAMEGYEVTTIEETLGKADIYVTATGNCDVITLEHMEKMKDQAIVCNIGHFDNEIQVDRLNAAPGVIRKNIKPQVDCYTFPDGHQIYVLAEGRLVNLGCATGHPSFVMSTSFSNQVLAQMDLWKNRDVYKPGVYMLPKKLDEEVARLHLDKIGVKLTRLTEKQASYIGVPVEGPYKPDHYRY; from the coding sequence ATGAGCAGTGGGGTGATGAAGCCGGAGACTTTGCCGTACAAGGTGGCTGACATCCGCCTAGCCGAGTGGGGGCGGAAGGAGATCACGATTGCCGAGGCGGAGATGCCGGGCCTGATGGCGCTGCGGCGGAAGTACGCAGCGGAGAAGCCGCTGGACGGGGTGCGGATCAGCGGCTCGCTGCACATGACGATCCAGACGGCGGTGCTGATTGAGACGCTGGTGGAGCTGGGGGCGACGGTGCGGTGGGCATCGTGCAACATCTTTTCGACCCAGGACCACGCGGCGGCGGCGATTGCGGCGGCGGGCATTCCGGTGTTTGCCTGGAAGGGCGAGACGCTGGAGGACTACTGGTGGTGCACGTACATGGCGCTGTCGCACGCCGGCGGCAAGGGGCCGCAGCTTGTGGTGGACGATGGCGGCGACGCGACGCTGCTGATCCACAAGGGCTATGAGCTGGAAGAGGGATCGGACTGGGTGCACCAGCCTTCGGAGTCGAAGGAAGAGCAGGTGATCAAGGACCTGCTGAAGCGGATTTACGCAGAGAACCCGCGGCGGTGGCATGAGATGGTGGCCGAGTGGAAGGGCGTGAGCGAAGAGACGACGACGGGAGTTCACCGGCTGTACAAGATGCACCAGGAGGGCCGGCTGCTGGTGCCGGCGATCAACGTGAACGACTCGGTGACGAAGTCGAAGTTCGACAACCTGTATGGGTGCCGCGAGTCGCTGGCCGACGGGCTGAAGCGGGCGATGGACGTGATGGTGGCGGGCAAGGTGGCGGTGGTGTGCGGTTATGGGGAAGTGGGCAAGGGCTCGGCGCAGTCGCTGCGGGCGTTCGGGGCGCGCGTGATCGTGACCGAGATCGACCCGATCTGTGCGTTGCAGGCGGCGATGGAAGGCTATGAGGTAACGACGATCGAGGAGACGCTGGGCAAGGCGGACATCTATGTGACGGCGACGGGCAATTGCGACGTGATCACGCTGGAGCACATGGAGAAGATGAAAGACCAGGCGATCGTGTGCAACATCGGCCACTTTGACAACGAGATTCAGGTGGACCGGCTGAACGCGGCGCCGGGCGTGATCCGGAAGAACATCAAGCCGCAGGTGGACTGCTACACGTTCCCGGACGGGCACCAGATTTACGTGCTGGCCGAGGGGCGGCTGGTGAACCTGGGCTGCGCGACCGGCCATCCGAGCTTTGTGATGTCGACGTCGTTCAGCAACCAGGTGCTGGCGCAGATGGACCTGTGGAAGAACCGCGACGTCTACAAGCCGGGCGTCTACATGCTGCCGAAGAAGCTGGACGAAGAGGTGGCGCGGCTGCATTTGGACAAGATCGGGGTAAAGCTGACGCGGCTGACCGAGAAGCAGGCCAGCTACATTGGCGTGCCGGTGGAGGGGCCCTACAAGCCTGATCACTACCGGTACTGA
- a CDS encoding A/G-specific adenine glycosylase, whose protein sequence is MENPREAARLLLEWYARMRRDLPWRRTRDPWRVLVSEVMLQQTRVATVIPYYERFLARFPTPEALAAAPEEELLALWAGLGYYGRARNLKRAAEAITARGDFPRTLEEWRALPGVGDYTAAAVASICFHEPVAVMDANVVRVIARLSAETGNPSSAPVRLRLKELAQRMLDPRRPGDFNQALMELGATVCLPRQPKCLLCPLLRQCQARAAGIEQALPTRGPRPETRKLELDLAIVVHRGRLLLGRRSETDGQLAGFWELPRLEALPGAARRESAGMFRHSITRHDYTIRVWRVSLMRAPAEFRWQPLDALDSLPVSSMTRKALRLAGVAGPQAGKAPNGSANRQGAAAGS, encoded by the coding sequence ATGGAAAATCCCCGCGAAGCCGCGCGCCTGCTGCTGGAATGGTACGCCCGGATGCGCCGCGACCTGCCCTGGCGGCGCACGCGCGACCCCTGGCGCGTGCTGGTGTCGGAAGTGATGCTCCAGCAGACGCGCGTCGCGACGGTGATCCCTTACTACGAGCGCTTCCTCGCCCGCTTCCCGACGCCGGAGGCGCTGGCCGCCGCGCCCGAAGAAGAGCTGCTGGCGCTGTGGGCCGGACTCGGATACTACGGCCGCGCCCGCAATCTGAAGCGGGCCGCTGAGGCCATCACCGCCCGCGGCGATTTTCCCCGCACGTTGGAGGAGTGGCGCGCTCTGCCGGGCGTGGGCGACTACACTGCGGCGGCCGTGGCCTCCATCTGCTTTCACGAGCCGGTGGCGGTGATGGACGCCAATGTCGTTCGCGTGATCGCCCGGCTCAGCGCCGAGACGGGCAATCCGTCGTCGGCCCCGGTGCGCCTGCGGCTGAAGGAGCTGGCCCAGCGGATGCTCGATCCACGCCGCCCGGGCGATTTCAACCAGGCGCTGATGGAGCTCGGCGCCACCGTCTGCCTGCCACGGCAACCGAAGTGTCTGCTGTGTCCGCTGCTGCGGCAATGCCAGGCCCGCGCCGCGGGCATCGAACAGGCGCTCCCCACGCGCGGCCCGCGGCCGGAGACGCGGAAGCTGGAACTTGATCTCGCCATCGTGGTTCACCGCGGGCGGCTGCTGCTGGGCCGGCGGTCTGAGACGGACGGGCAACTGGCCGGTTTCTGGGAGCTTCCGCGGCTCGAGGCCCTGCCCGGCGCCGCCCGGCGCGAGTCCGCCGGCATGTTTCGCCATTCGATCACCCGCCACGACTACACCATCCGCGTCTGGCGCGTCAGCCTGATGCGCGCCCCGGCAGAGTTTCGCTGGCAGCCACTGGACGCCCTGGACTCGTTGCCCGTAAGCTCCATGACCCGCAAGGCGCTGCGCCTTGCGGGCGTGGCCGGGCCGCAGGCGGGCAAGGCGCCGAACGGCTCCGCCAACCGGCAAGGCGCGGCCGCAGGCTCCTAA
- a CDS encoding endoglucanase: protein MNALTRRLFTAASAAAPAALAQPGPMNPLPRWRGFNLLDLFQALPLKPEAAPRPVTEDELRWIRDWGFNFLRIPMDYWFWIDSDWRRTRRLLPDETFQIRESAFDPIDRLVVLGQKYGLHVSLNFHRAPGYCVNNPEREPFVLWSDPRAEEAFVYHWSFFARRYRGVPAWALSFNLLNEAPGAREGYMDREDYVRVMLRATNAIRAISPDRLILIDGLRYGNEVVYEMIWTRVAQSVHAYTPMGISHYRAAWVDRRLDFPEPQWPLRRPDGSVEFGREHLAKLYAPWGELVRQGIGVHCGEAGCYNRTPHAVFLAWMEDVLDILQGHGIGWALWNFRGPFGLLDSGRADVAYEDWHGAKLDRRLLDLLQRY from the coding sequence ATGAACGCCCTCACCCGCCGCCTCTTCACCGCGGCCTCGGCCGCCGCGCCCGCCGCGCTCGCCCAGCCCGGCCCGATGAACCCGTTGCCGCGCTGGCGCGGCTTCAACCTGCTGGATCTGTTCCAGGCCCTGCCGCTCAAGCCCGAGGCCGCGCCCCGGCCCGTCACTGAAGACGAACTGCGCTGGATCCGCGACTGGGGCTTCAACTTCCTGCGCATTCCGATGGACTACTGGTTCTGGATCGACTCGGACTGGCGCCGCACGCGCCGCCTCCTGCCCGACGAGACCTTCCAGATCCGCGAGTCCGCCTTTGACCCCATTGACCGCCTCGTCGTGCTCGGCCAGAAATACGGTCTTCACGTGTCGCTGAATTTTCATCGCGCGCCCGGCTACTGCGTCAACAACCCGGAGCGCGAACCCTTTGTGCTCTGGTCCGACCCGCGCGCCGAAGAGGCGTTCGTCTATCACTGGTCCTTCTTCGCCCGCCGCTACCGCGGCGTGCCCGCCTGGGCGCTCAGTTTCAACCTGCTGAACGAGGCCCCCGGGGCGCGCGAGGGCTACATGGACCGCGAGGACTACGTCCGCGTGATGCTCCGCGCGACGAACGCGATCCGGGCCATCAGCCCGGACCGGCTGATCCTGATCGACGGGCTGCGCTACGGCAATGAAGTCGTGTATGAAATGATCTGGACGCGCGTGGCGCAGTCGGTGCACGCCTACACGCCCATGGGGATCTCGCATTACCGCGCCGCGTGGGTGGACCGCCGGCTGGACTTTCCCGAGCCGCAGTGGCCGCTGCGCCGGCCGGACGGCTCGGTGGAGTTCGGCCGCGAGCATCTCGCAAAACTCTACGCGCCCTGGGGCGAACTGGTGCGGCAGGGCATCGGCGTGCACTGCGGCGAGGCGGGTTGCTACAACCGCACGCCCCACGCCGTGTTCCTCGCCTGGATGGAAGACGTGCTTGACATTCTTCAGGGCCACGGCATCGGCTGGGCCCTGTGGAACTTCCGCGGGCCCTTCGGCCTGCTCGACAGCGGCCGCGCCGACGTCGCCTACGAAGACTGGCACGGAGCGAAACTCGACCGCCGCCTGCTCGACCTGCTTCAGCGCTACTAA
- the kduD gene encoding 2-deoxy-D-gluconate 3-dehydrogenase produces MSVLDLFRLDGKLALVTGCRRGIGLAIAEALAQAGADIIGVSRSLEDADSEAERRVRACGRRFHGFRCDLADRAALKGLLARLAGELPPVDILVNNAGIIRRAPAAAHPDEDWDAVLAANLTAPWILAREIGRTMLERGSGKIIFLASLLSFQGGILVPSYAASKGGVAQLVKALANEWAPRGVNVNAIAPGYIATDNTAALRADPERRRAILERIPAGRWGEPADLAGAAVFLASRASDYVHGAILVVDGGWMGR; encoded by the coding sequence ATGTCCGTGCTTGACCTCTTCCGTCTGGATGGCAAGCTCGCCCTGGTCACCGGCTGCCGCCGCGGCATCGGGCTGGCCATCGCCGAAGCGCTCGCCCAGGCGGGCGCCGACATCATTGGCGTCAGCCGCTCGCTGGAGGACGCGGATTCCGAGGCGGAACGCCGCGTCCGCGCCTGCGGCCGCCGCTTCCACGGCTTCCGCTGCGACCTGGCCGACCGCGCCGCGCTGAAAGGGCTGCTGGCGCGCCTGGCCGGCGAGTTGCCGCCGGTCGACATCCTCGTCAACAACGCTGGCATCATCCGCCGCGCGCCCGCCGCCGCCCATCCGGACGAGGACTGGGACGCCGTCCTCGCCGCCAATCTCACCGCCCCGTGGATCCTCGCCCGCGAAATCGGCCGCACGATGCTCGAGCGGGGATCGGGCAAGATCATTTTCCTCGCCTCGTTGCTCTCCTTCCAGGGCGGCATTCTTGTGCCGTCCTATGCGGCCAGCAAGGGCGGCGTCGCCCAACTCGTCAAGGCGCTCGCCAACGAGTGGGCCCCGCGCGGCGTCAACGTCAACGCCATCGCCCCGGGCTACATCGCCACCGACAACACCGCGGCGCTCCGCGCCGACCCCGAACGGCGCCGCGCCATCCTGGAACGGATCCCTGCCGGCCGCTGGGGCGAACCCGCCGACCTGGCCGGCGCCGCCGTGTTTCTGGCCTCGCGCGCCTCGGACTATGTCCACGGCGCCATCCTCGTGGTCGATGGCGGCTGGATGGGACGCTGA